A single genomic interval of Zingiber officinale cultivar Zhangliang chromosome 4A, Zo_v1.1, whole genome shotgun sequence harbors:
- the LOC121970934 gene encoding E3 ubiquitin-protein ligase UPL1-like, whose protein sequence is MAGHRSSLPLRLQQILSGGRSLSPVLKLESEPPPKVKDFIDRVIKSPLHDIAIPLSGFRWEYNKGNFHHWRPLFMHFDTYFKTYLSCRKDLLSENILEEEPFPKHSVMQILRVMQIILENCRNKSSFGGLEHFKILLASTDPDVLIASLETLSALVKINPSKMHLGGKLIGCGSLNSYLLSLAQGWGSKEEGLGLHSCVVTNERNQHEGLSLFPTDVGDKCDGTQHRLGSTLHFEYSIPSSLATESTTEGSKSSNICVIKILDMHLRKEDDLNILKQCVEQFNVPPEHRFSLLTRIRYAHAFRSPRICRLYSRISILAFIVLVQSNDAHDELTSFFANEPEYTNELIKLVRNEDYVPGNVRALAMLALGAQLAAYASSHERARILSGSSIISGNGNRMMLLNVLQKAIASLSNPNDPSTPVFVDALLQFFLLHVLSSSSSGSAVRGSAMVPPLLPLLQDSDLAHMHIVSSAVKTLQKLMEYSSPAVSLLKDLGGIELLSKRLQIEVYRIIGPGEGTSNSVTSADTISPDEDQLYLQKHLIKCLLKALGSAMYSPVNTARNQDSQQNSLLSSLSLIFRNVSMFGGDIYFAAVTVMGEIIHRDPTCFPVLDEFAVPKSFLLSVTSGILPSSKALICVPNGLGAICLNTKGSEAVKETAALRFLVDTFTTKKYLVAMNEGVVLLANAVEELLRHVSSLRSTGVEIIIDIINKLTSFGNDKSKETVVDMDENTAMETDREEKANEGHDLVSAMDMAVEGISDEQFEQLSIFHIMVLVHRTMENSETCRMFVEKKGIEALLKLLQRPSITQSSDAMPIALHSTVVFKGFTQHHSASLARAFSSSLREHLKNSMNQFSSFAGLSLQDSKSIQDSGILSSLFVVEFLLFLAASKDNRWISALLTEFGDSSKDVLEDIGHIHREVLWHIALLEDSKAERDDSSNEVHVDPGVDHVVDSPEEQRFSTFRQYLDPLLRRRVPGWTFETQVSDLFNIYRDLGRAATGLHRRGIDSFSTLRVASGYQSQSSNSSDSSPVSRTEDAKQRSYFSLCNDMMRSLAYHINHLFMELGKSMLLTLRRESNPINISQSIVSVGNTVSSILLGHLNFRWHASTSESETSVSTKCRYLGKVIDFLNGVLLDRPESSNPIMLKCLFGHGVIQSVITTFEATSQLLFTPNRVPPSPMEMDDKCQKEDREEPENSWIYGPLASYGTVLDHLATSSFILSSSTKQLLEQPITNGIVPFPQDAEAFVKLLQSKVLKAVLPIWTHPQFFECNLEFITSMISIMRHIYIGVEVRNVNTSGGSHLAGPPPDEAAISLIVEMGFSRARAEEALRQVGMNSVEIATDWLFSHPEEPQEDDELARAVAMSLGNSDGPLKENEITNFKIIDQEEDAVQLPPVDEILSACMKLLQANGSLAFPVKDLLVLICTQNDGHHRHKILSHILDHVKHSSIPSVPLSENVLSALFHILALILHDDAMAREVAYQAGLIKIALDLLSRWNLGSSDEAKPQAPKWVTACFLSVDQLLQVDPKMSAGIYNLEQIRKDNLNPQKSIVIDENKTKDFQSSLESTMGFLDMEDQKKLLEICCRCIKSQFPSETMHVVLQLCSTLTKYHPVAVSFLEAGGLQALLSLPTNSLFPGFNNVAAAIIRHILEDPNTLQQAMELEIRHSLIAATSRHSNARISPRTFVQNLGIVISRDPVVFLKAAQAVCRIEMVGDRPNVVLLKDREKEKPKAKDKEKTAEKDKVSTSDEKNTGVDVASVVPGSGHGKLSDPYTKNSKAHRKIPQSFTTVIEYLLDLTVKFVPLPNADSQADACPPTASVSDMDIDSTSAKGKGKVIDVSSPDGKNDSQEALTSIAKSVFIVKLLTEILLTYASSIHVLLRRDSELNSSRAFSKCINSNTSGGIFHHILLNFLPYSGISKKDKKTDGDWRQKLATRSNQFLVASSVRSAEARRRIFSEISNVFNDFINSSSCCRAANSRMHAFVDLLNDILAARSPTGSYISAEASVTFIDLGLVHSLSSTLKVLDLDHADSPKLITGIIKVLELVTKEHVHSAYINTAKGDNSLTLVSNEHQLGSSNDHGDRFEALETISQPDNAEVMADQRESAIQNFSNSSSMLDDMDHDREINVGFAREAEDDFMHEASEDGTGIENGVSTVEIRFDIQQNAEDDMGDDDDDDDDDEDMSGDEGEEVDEDDDDNNDLEEDEIHQTSHPDTDHDEHEMDDEEFDEDVLEEEDDDNEDDDGVILQLEEGISGINVFDHIEVLGSDNFSVMPVDIFGSRRQGRTTSIYNLLGRTGDNSALHLEHPLLEEPSSYRHLVHQRQSENTVDIAFSDRNHENTSYRMDAIFRTLRNGRQGHRFNMWLDDSHQRGASSAPAVPQGIEEMLVSRLRPPTLVQNQSMQVNSPQEKHEPSQLQIAETEVREERAAGVNENNENIVIPSQAIDGSRNAGIVTSSGDSLQDTGASGAGEQVSEMHYERADVVVRDVEAVSQASSGSGATIGESLRSLEVEIGSVDGHDDGDRQGPVDRLPLGDLQSVSRLRRSSGNAMPVSVRDTSLESVSEVPQQNEEQQEPQPTVNVDTDTIDPTFLEALPEELRAEVLSSRQNQVSQASNEQPQADGDIDPEFLAALPPDIRDEVLAQQRAQRRQESQQLEGQPVEMDAVSIIATLPSDVREEVLLTSPDTLLATLTPALVAEANMLRERFAHRHHTGALIGMSSRSRRGESSRHGDAIGSLDRNVEAAARRTALGKLIETDGVPLVDMNDLKAMIRLLRIVQPLYKGQLQRLFLNLCTHHETRTSLVKILMEMLMIDLRGPINSSTESSESPFRLYGCQSYIAYSRPQFHGGVPPLLSRRILETLTYLAKNHPKVSKLLLHLELPILPEATDRGRGKAVLMDEDKSEFRIGAYAIVLLLGLLRQPLYTRSVSHLEQLLNLIEVVIDSGLSNKAEISLEQQTLHDTPLSADAVVSSADEDVKLIKADDSGRPSTCGTNNERNTYDILLSIPEEELRLLCSLLAREGLSDNAYNLVAEVLKKMVASAPTYCHLFTTELVTSVGNLCVYAMKELNLYEDAEKALLSSSSINGTAILRVLQALSSLVAALHEKKKPDSFAEKDQTDALSHVWVINSTLEPLWLELSNCISKIEMSSEIPSDSASLSGNSASASTGAVPPLPPGVQNILPYIESFFVTCEKLRPGQYEAVPDFTSVATDIEDASTSAGGHKSSGSANTDEKQVVFVRFLERHRKLLNSFIRQNPGLLEKSFSLMLKIPRFIEFDNKRSHFRSKIKHQHDHHHSPVRISVRRAYILEDSYNQLRMRSPQDLKGKLTVHFQGEEGIDAGGLTREWYQLLSRVIFDKGALLFTTVGNDSTFQPNPNSVYQTEHLSYFKFVGRVVGKALFDGQLLDVHFTRSFYKHILGVKVTYHDIEAVDPDYYKNLKWMLENDISDVLDLTFSMDADEEKLILYEKAEVTDSELIPGGRNIRVTEENKHEYVDRVAEHLLTTAIRPQINAFMEGFNELIPKDLISIFNDKEFELLISGLPDIDLDDLRTNTEYSGYSNASPVIQWFWEVVQGFSKEDKARFLQFVTGTSKVPLEGFSALQGISGCQRFQIHKAYGSPHHLPSAHTCFNQLDLPEYTSKEQLQERLFLAIHEANEGFGFG, encoded by the exons CCACCAAAAGTCAAGGATTTCATTGATAGGGTGATTAAGAGCCCATTACATGATATAGCCATTCCTCTTTCTGGTTTCCGTTGGGAGTATAATAAG GGAAATTTCCACCATTGGAGGCCACTTTTTATGCATTTTGATACATACTTCAAGACATATCTTTCTTGCAGAAAAGACCTCTTATCTGAAAATATTTTAGAGGAAGAACCCTTTCCCAAACATTCTGTTATGCAGATCTTAAGAGTCATGCAGATTATTCTGGAAAATTGTCGCAACAAAAGTTCATTTGGAGGTCTAGAG CATTTCAAGATTCTACTTGCATCCACAGATCCGGATGTCCTTATAGCTTCCTTGGAGACTCTTTCTGCGTTGGTGAAGATAAATCCATCCAAGATGCATTTGGGTGGGAAACTGATTGGTTGTGGTTCTTTGAATAGCTATCTGCTCTCTCTAGCACAGGGCTGgggaagcaaagaagaaggcttgggtttGCATTCATGTGTTGTGACAAATGAGAGAAATCAACACGAGGGATTAAGCTTGTTTCCTACTGATGTTGGTGACAAATGTGATGGGACCCAACATCGATTGGGTTCTACTCTCCATTTTGAATACAGTATACCTTCTTCCTTAGCTACAGAATCTACCACTGAAGGAAGCAAATCATCTAATATTTGTGTCATAAAGATCCTTGATATGCATTTGAGAAAAGAGGATGATTTGAACATTTTGAAACAATGTGTCGAACAGTTTAATGTTCCTCCTGAGCACAGATTCTCATTACTTACAAGAATTAGATATGCCCATGCCTTCCGATCTCCTAGAATATGTAGGTTGTATAGCAGGATTAgtattcttgcattcattgttttGGTACAATCAAATGATGCTCATGATGAACTCACTTCTTTTTTTGCGAATGAGCCTGAGTATACAAATGAGCTTATCAAGCTTGTTCGCAATGAAGATTATGTGCCGGGAAATGTTAGGGCATTGGCTATGCTTGCATTAGGAGCTCAGTTAGCAGCCTATGCATCATCTCATGAACGGGCTAGAATATTGAGTGGTTCAAGTATTATATCTGGTAATGGGAATCGTATGATGCTGCTAAATGTGCTTCAGAAAGCTATTGCATCACTTAGTAACCCAAATGATCCTTCTACTCCAGTGTTTGTTGATGCTCTTCTTCAGTTCTTCTTACTTCATGTGTTATCTTCCTCGAGTTCTGGTAGTGCTGTAAGGGGCTCAGCAATGGTTCCTCCTCTTCTACCTCTTTTGCAAGACTCTGATCTGGCACATATGCATATTGTCTCCTCTGCTGTTAAGACCTTACAAAAGCTGATGGAATATAGTAGCCCTGCTGTGTCTCTATTAAAAGATTTAGGAGGGATTGAACTTTTGTCTAAGAGGCTGCAGATTGAAGTATACAGAATCATTGGCCCAGGTGAAGGTACAAGTAACTCAGTGACATCTGCAGATACAATAAGCCCTGATGAAGATCAATTGTACTTGCAGAAACACCTTATTAAGTGCTTGCTTAAGGCATTGGGTTCTGCAATGTACTCTCCAGTGAATACTGCAAGGAATCAAGATTCCCAACAAAACTCCTTGCTTTCATCTTTATCCTTGATATTTAGAAATGTAAGCATGTTTGGTGGGGATATTTATTTTGCAGCAGTAACTGTTATGGGCGAAATAATTCATAGGGATCCAACATGCTTTCCTGTTCTTGATGAGTTTGCTGTCCCCAAGTCGTTTTTATTATCAGTGACATCTGGGATTCTTCCTTCTTCAAAGGCACTCATCTGTGTTCCTAATGGTCTTGGTGCTATCTGTCTTAATACCAAGGGATCAGAGGCAGTGAAAGAAACTGCTGCATTGCGATTTCTGGTTGACACCTTCACAACAAAGAAATATTTGGTAGCAATGAATGAGGGTGTTGTTCTTTTAGCAAATGCTGTTGAAGAGCTTCTTCGGCATGTATCTTCACTAAGGAGTACTGGGGTTGAGATTATTATTGATATTATCAACAAACTTACATCTTTTGGGAATGATAAATCCAAGGAAACTGTGGTGGATATGGATGAGAACACTGCCATGGAAACTGATCGTGAAGAAAAGGCAAATGAAGGGCATGATTTGGTGAGTGCCATGGATATGGCTGTTGAAGGAATCAGCGATGAACAGTTTGAGCAGTTATCCATCTTTCATATCATGGTGTTAGTTCATCGAACAATGGAAAACTCTGAAACTTGTAGAATGTTTGTTGAGAAGAAGGGTATAGAAGCATTGTTAAAACTTCTTCAACGACCTAGCATCACTCAGTCATCGGATGCCATGCCAATTGCTTTGCATAGCACAGTTGTCTTTAAGGGCTTTACCCAGCATCATTCTGCATCCCTTGCACGAGCTTTTTCTTCCTCGCTTAGGGAGCATTTGAAAAATTCTATGAATCAATTCAGTTCATTTGCTGGTTTATCTTTGCAGGATTCCAAGTCTATACAGGACAGTGGGATATTATCGTCTCTCTTTGTTGTTGAATTTCTCCTCTTCCTTGCTGCTTCAAAAGACAATCGCTGGATTAGTGCATTGCTTACTGAATTCGGAGATTCTAGCAAGGATGTTCTAGAAGACATTGGGCATATCCATCGTGAAGTCCTGTGGCATATTGCCCTTCTTGAAGATTCAAAGGCTGAAAGAGATGATTCTTCTAATGAGGTGCATGTAGATCCTGGTGTGGACCATGTGGTTGATTCTCCTGAAGAGCAACGCTTTAGTACTTTCAGGCAGTATCTTGATCCATTACTGAGAAGAAGAGTTCCTGGCTGGACTTTTGAGACTCAAGTTTCTGACCTATTTAACATATATCGAGATCTTGGACGTGCAGCCACTGGTTTACATAGACGGGGTATAGATAGCTTTTCAACTTTGCGAGTTGCTTCTGGCTACCAATCCCAGTCTTCTAATTCTTCAGACAGCTCTCCTGTGAGTAGAACAGAAGATGCCAAACAGAGATCTTACTTTTCTTTATGTAATGACATGATGAGGTCACTTGCTTATCATATAAACCAtctctttatggagctgggaaaATCAATGCTACTCACTTTGCGCCGTGAGAGCAATCCTATAAATATCTCTCAATCTATTGTATCTGTTGGTAACACAGTTTCCTCGATTTTGTTAGGTCACTTGAATTTTAGGTGGCATGCAAGCACTTCAGAGAGTGAGACTTCTGTGTCTACAAAATGTCGCTATCTTGGCAAAGTTATTGATTTTCTGAATGGGGTTCTATTAGACAGGCCAGAATCTTCCAATCCAATTATGCTTAAATGTTTGTTTGGACATGGTGTCATTCAGTCTGTTATAACCACTTTTGAAGCGACAAGTCAGTTGCTTTTCACACCCAACAGAGTCCCACCTTCCCCAATGGAAATGGATGATAAATGTCAAAAGGAAGACAGAGAAGAGCCAGAAAATTCATGGATATATGGTCCTTTGGCTAGCTATGGTACTGTACTGGATCATTTGGCCACATCATCTTTCATCTTGTCTTCCTCAACAAAGCAGCTGCTCGAGCAACCAATTACAAATGGGATTGTTCCATTTCctcaagatgccgaggcattTGTGAAATTGCTTCAATCCAAGGTTTTAAAGGCTGTACTTCCCATTTGGACTCATCCTCAATTTTTTGAATGCAATTTAGAGTTTATTACTTCAATGATCTCTATTATGCGGCATATTTACATTGGTGTTGAAGTCAGGAATGTCAATACTAGTGGTGGATCTCATTTAGCTGGTCCACCACCTGATGAAGCAGCTATATCATTGATTGTAGAAATGGGCTTTTCTCGTGCAAGAGCAGAAGAAGCATTGAGACAAGTTGGCATGAATAGTGTTGAGATTGCTACTGATTGGCTGTTTTCACATCCAGAGGAACCACAAGAAGATGATGAACTTGCTAGAGCTGTTGCCATGTCCCTAGGGAACTCAGATGGACCATTGAAGGAAAATGAAATTACAAATTTTAAGATCATTGATCAGGAAGAGGATGCTGTCCAATTGCCTCCTGTTGATGAAATTCTGTCAGCATGCATGAAACTCTTGCAGGCGAATGGATCCTTAGCGTTTCCTGTGAAAGATCTGCTTGTTTTGATATGCACTCAAAATGATGGTCACCACAGACATAAGATCCTCTCTCACATCCTGGATCATGTAAAACATTCTTCTATACCATCAGTTCCTTTAAGTGAGAATGTGTTGTCTGCACTATTTCACATTCTTGCTCTAATTCTCCATGATGATGCTATGGCGCGGGAAGTTGCTTATCAAGCTGGGCTGATAAAGATTGCTCTGGATCTGCTTTCTAGGTGGAATCTGGGTTCTTCTGATGAAGCAAAACCTCAAGCTCCAAAGTGGGTCACTGCATGCTTCCTTTCTGTTGATCAGTTGCTGCAGGTGGATCCTAAGATGTCTGCTGGAATATACAATCTAGAACAAATAAGAAAGGATAACCTCAATCCTCAGAAATCAATTGTGATCGATGAGAATAAAACAAAGGATTTTCAGTCTTCTCTGGAGTCTACTATGGGATTTTTGGATATGGAGGACCAGAAGAAGCTTTTGGAAATATGCTGCAGATGTATAAAGAGTCAGTTTCCTTCTGAGACCATGCATGTGGTGCTGCAGCTGTGTTCTACATTAACTAAATATCACCCAGTTGCCGTTAGTTTTCTTGAAGCGGGAGGTTTGCAAGCTTTACTCAGCTTGCCTACAAACAGCTTATTTCCGGGGTTCAATAATGTGGCAGCTGCAATTATCCGCCACATTTTGGAAGATCCTAATACTCTTCAGCAAGCCATGGAGTTAGAAATACGTCATAGCCTCATTGCAGCAACTAGCAGACATTCAAATGCAAGAATATCACCACGAACTTTTGTTCAGAACTTGGGTATTGTTATTTCCAGGGATCCTGTGGTGTTTCTTAAAGCTGCGCAAGCTGTATGCAGGATTGAGATGGTTGGTGACCGACCTAATGTAGTGCTCTTGAAAGATCGTGAGAAGGAAAAGCCCAAGGCTAAAGACAAAGAGAAGACAGCTGAGAAAGACAAAGTATCTACTAGTGATGAAAAAAATACTGGGGTAGATGTGGCCTCAGTTGTCCCTGGAAGTGGGCATGGTAAACTATCAGATCCTTATACAAAGAACAGCAAGGCCCATAGAAAAATTCCACAAAGTTTTACAACGGTGATTGAATATCTCTTGGATTTGACTGTGAAATTTGTCCCTCTTCCAAATGCAGATTCTCAAGCTGATGCTTGTCCTCCTACTGCATCAGTATCAGACATGGATATTGATTCCACCTCTgctaaaggaaaaggaaaagttatTGATGTTTCATCTCCGGATGGCAAAAATGATTCCCAGGAAGCTCTTACATCTATTGCAAAAAGTGTTTTTATTGTTAAACTTTTGACAGAGATACTTCTCACTTATGCTTCATCAATTCATGTATTACTTAGAAGAGATTCTGAGCTCAATAGTTCTCGTGCTTTTTCAAAGTGTATAAATAGCAATACTAGCGGGGGAATCTTTCACCATATTCTTCTTAATTTTCTTCCTTATTCGGGAATTTCTAAGAAAGATAAGAAAACTGATGGAGATTGGAGGCAAAAGTTAGCTACCAGATCAAACCAATTTTTGGTGGCATCATCTGTTCGTTCAGCGGAAGCCCGTAGAAGAATTTTTTCTGAAATAAGCAATGTGTTTAATGACTTCATTAACTCATCTAGTTGCTGTAGGGCAGCCAATTCCCGCATGCATGCCTTTGTCGACCTACTTAATGATATCCTTGCTGCTCGCTCACCAACTGGTTCATATATTTCGGCAGAAGCTTCAGTTACTTTTATTGATCTTGGGCTTGTTCATTCTTTAAGTTCGACACTTAAGGTGCTTGATTTGGACCATGCTGATTCACCAAAGCTCATCACAGGAATCATTAAGGTGTTAGAGTTAGTGACAAAGGAGCATGTTCATTCTGCTTACATCAACACAGCAAAGGGGGACAATTCCCTGACGCTGGTGTCTAACGAGCATCAACTTGGTTCATCTAATGATCATGGTGATAGGTTTGAGGCCTTGGAAACAATCTCACAACCTGATAATGCAGAAGTGATGGCTGACCAAAGAGAATCAGCCATCCAAAATTTTAGCAATTCTAGTTCCATGTTAGATGACATGGATCATGACCGTGAAATAAATGTGGGTTTTGCTCGTGAAGCTGAAGATGATTTCATGCATGAAGCTTCAGAAGATGGTACAGGTATTGAGAATGGTGTTTCAACTGTGGAAATAAGATTTGATATTCAGCAAAATGCTGAAGATGACAtgggtgatgatgatgatgatgatgatgatgatgaagatatGTCAGGGgatgagggagaagaagttgatgaGGATGATGATGACAATAATGACTTGGAGGAGGATGAAATTCATCAAACCTCTCATCCTGACACAGATCATGATGAGCATGAGATGGACGATGAAGAATTTGATGAAGATGtcttggaagaagaagatgatgacaaTGAAGATGATGATGGTGTAATACTCCAGTTAGAGGAGGGAATTAGTGGAATAAATGTCTTTGATCACATTGAAGTTCTAGGTAGTGACAATTTTTCTGTAATGCCTGTTGACATATTTGGCTCTAGACGTCAAGGGCGGACAACATCCATTTACAATCTTCTTGGACGAACTGGTGACAACAGTGCCCTTCATCTTGAACATCCGTTATTGGAGGAGCCTTCTTCGTATAGACATCTAGTTCACCAGAGACAATCAg aaaatacTGTGGATATAGCTTTCTCAGATAGAAATCATGAGAACACTTCCTACAGAATGGATGCTATCTTCCGTACATTGAGGAATGGACGACAGGGACATCGTTTTAATATGTGGTTGGATGATAGCCATCAACGTGGTGCATCTAGTGCCCCTGCAGTGCCTCAggggattgaagaaatgcttgttTCCCGACTAAGACCGCCTACACTTGTCCAAAACCAAAGCATGCAGGTTAatagtcctcaagaaaagcatgAACCCAGTCAGTTGCAAATTGCAGAGACTGAAGTTAGGGAAGAAAGAGCTGCAGGAGTTAATGAGAACAATGAGAACATCGTTATACCTTCACAAGCAATAGACGGTTCTCGAAATGCTGGTATTGTAACCTCCAGTGGTGATTCACTCCAAGACACTGGTGCATCTGGTGCAGGTGAGCAAGTGTCAGAGATGCACTATGAACGAGCTGATGTTGTTGTGCGAGATGTTGAAGCAGTGAGTCAAGCAAGCAGTGGAAGTGGGGCAACTATAGGAGAAAGCCTTCGCAGTTTGGAAGTAGAAATTGGGAGTGTAGATGGACATGATGATGGAGATAGGCAAGGTCCCGTTGATAGACTTCCTTTGGGTGATTTGCAGTCGGTAAGTAGGCTGAGAAGGTCATCAGGAAATGCTATGCCAGTTAGTGTCCGTGATACATCTCTTGAAAGTGTGAGTGAGGTCCCACAACAGAATGAGGAGCAGCAGGAGCCGCAACCAACAGTAAATGTTGATACAGATACAATAGACCCTACATTTTTAGAGGCTCTTCCAGAGGAGTTGCGAGCTGAAGTACTTTCCTCACGGCAGAATCAAGTGTCACAGGCTTCAAATGAACAACCTCAAGCTGATGGAGATATTGATCCTGAATTTCTTGCTGCACTTCCACCTGATATAAGGGATGAGGTTCTAGCACAACAACGGGCTCAAAGGAGACAAGAATCACAACAATTGGAAGGTCAACCAGTTGAGATGGATGCTGTTTCAATAATTGCTACACTTCCTTCAGATGTTCGAGAAGAG GTGCTTCTGACCTCACCTGATACTCTTTTGGCGACACTGACCCCTGCACTTGTTGCCGAAGCAAATATGTTGCGTGAAAGATTCGCCCATCGGCACCATACTGGAGCACTCATTGGTATGAGTTCCAGGAGTCGCCGGGGTGAGTCTTCTAGACATGGTGATGCTATTGGGTCTCTGGACAGAAATGTTGAGGCTGCTGCACGTAGAACTGCACTAGGCAAACTGATTGAAACTGATGGTGTTCCCCTTGTTGACATGAATGATCTCAAGGCAATGATTAGATTGTTGCGTATAGTTCAG CCACTGTACAAAGGTCAACTACAGAGGCTTTTCTTGAATCTATGTACCCATCATGAGACAAGAACTTCTTTGGTGAAAATTTTGATGGAAATGTTAATGATTGATCTGAGGGGACCTATTAACAGTTCGACTGAATCTTCTGAATCACCATTTAGGTTGTATGGGTGTCAGAGTTATATTGCATATTCTCGTCCTCAATTTCATGGCG GGGTTCCCCCACTATTATCACGTCGTATTCTGGAGACATTGACTTACTTGGCTAAGAACCATCCCAAAGTGTCAAAGCTGCTACTACATCTTGAATTGCCAATTTTGCCAGAAGCAACAGACAGGGGTCGTGGGAAAGCTGTACTAATGGATGAAGATAAATCTGAATTTAGAATTGGAGCTTATGCGATTGTGTTGCTTCTGGGGCTCCTGAGGCAACCATTGTACACGAGGAGTGTTTCCCATTTGGAACAG TTGTTAAACCTTATTGAGGTTGTTATTGACTCTGGCCTCTCCAACAAAGCTGAAATTTCACTTGAGCAGCAAACTTTGCATGACACACCATTATCTGCCGATGCTGTCGTGTCTTCTGCCGATGAGGATGTTAAATTGATCAAAGCTGATGATTCTGGAAGGCCTTCTACTTGTGGTACGAACAATGAAAGAAATACATATGATATTTTACTTAGTATCCCGGAAGAAGAGCTTCGACTTCTATGCTCATTGCTTGCACGTGAAGG atTGTCAGATAATGCTTACAATCTTGTGGCTGAGGTGTTAAAAAAAATGGTGGCCAGTGCTCCTACATATTGCCATTTATTCACTACAGAGCTTGTCACTTCTGTGGGGAATTTATGTGTTTATGCTATGAAAGAACTTAACTTATATGAGGATGCTGAAAAAGCTCTTCTGAGTTCGTCTTCTATCAATGGGACTGCAATCTTGAGAGTTCTTCAGGCATTGAGCTCCCTTGTTGCTGCATTGCATGAAAAAAAGAAACCCGATTCATTTGCCGAGAAAGACCAAACTGATGCCCTTTCTCATGTATGGGTTATAAATTCTACACTGGAACCTTTATGGCTAGAATTGAGCAACTGCATAAGCAAAATTGAGATGTCTTCAGAAATTCCATCAGATTCAGCATCTCTTTCAGGAAATTCAGCATCCGCTAGCACTGGTGCAGTGCCACCACTTCCACCTGGAGTGCAAAACATTTTGCCATATATAGAGTCATTCTTTGTGACATGTGAAAAGCTGCGTCCTGGGCAATATGAAGCAGTACCAGATTTTACTTCTGTGGCAACTGACATCGAGGATGCAAGTACCTCAGCTGGAGGACATAAATCTTCTGGGTCTGCAAATACTGATGAAAAACAAGTTGTTTTTGTTAGGTTTTTAGAGAGGCATAGAAAGTTGTTAAATTCGTTCATCCGACAGAATCCTGGTTTACTTGAGAAGTCGTTTTCTCTGATGCTTAAAATACCAAGATTCATTGAATTTGACAATAAACGTTCTCATTTTAGATCAAAGATAAAACATCAGCATGACCATCATCACAGCCCAGTTAGAATATCAGTGAGAAGAGCTTATATATTGGAGGACTCATATAATCAATTGCGAATGCGTTCACCACAAGACTTAAAGGGAAAATTGACTGTGCATTTTCAAGGAGAAGAAGGCATTGATGCAGGTGGACTTACTAGGGAATGGTATCAATTGCTTTCTCGTGTAATTTTTGATAAGGGCGCTCTACTTTTTACGACTGTTGGAAATGATTCAACATTCCAGCCAAATCCCAATTCAGTATACCAGACAGAGCATCTTTCATATTTCAAGTTTGTTGGACGAGTG GTTGGTAAAGCACTCTTTGATGGTCAGCTCCTTGATGTCCATTTCACAAGATCATTCTACAAGCACATTCTTGGAGTAAAGGTTACTTATCATGACATTGAGGCTGTGGATCCAGATTACTATAAGAACCTGAAGTGGATGCTTGAG AATGATATAAGCGATGTTTTGGACCTTACTTTTAGTATGGATGCTGATGAGGAAAAATTGATATTGTATGAAAAGGCAGAG GTAACTGATTCTGAATTGATTCCTGGGGGAAGAAATATTCGTGTCACAGAAGAAAACAAACATGAATATGTTGATCGTGTGGCAGAACATTTGCTAACAACTGCAATTAGGCCTCAGATAAATGCATTTATGGAAGGATTTAACGAGTTGATCCCGAAGGATCTGATTTCCATTTTCAATGATAAAGAATTTGAGTTGTTGATAAGTGGACTTCCAGATATCGATT TGGATGACTTGAGAACCAATACTGAATATTCTGGCTACAGTAATGCATCCCCTGTTATTCAATGGTTTTGGGAAGTTGTTCAGGGCTTCAGTAAGGAGGACAAAGCCCGATTCCTGCAATTTGTTACTGGTACCTCAAag GTGCCATTGGAAGGTTTTAGTGCTCTTCAAGGAATTTCAGGTTGTCAGCGGTTTCAGATTCACAAGGCATATGGAAGCCCCCATCATCTGCCTTCAGCTCATACATG CTTTAACCAATTGGACTTGCCAGAATACACTTCAAAAGAGCAGTTGCAGGAGCGATTGTTTTTAGCTATCCATGAGGCCAATGAAGGGTTTGGCTTTGGTTGA